tattcttttatataaACCACGTTTAGCCAGAAAAACCaccactttttttccccttcatttttgaaatgaaCCCGTTTAATCGTGActagtaaatatttttcttggaaaCTTATCTCAGATCTGACATGAAAGTCGACTGAAAGTGAAAAGCACATTGATTTATAAGGTCATTAATCAAATTTTAACCTTATCTTGCTTAAAACTTCTGGCTTTGAAATTATATGAAAGTTCTAGATTTAGTATCTGGGATAGTGAACAAATTTGTAAGAGTACACAGAGGGCACCAGCTGAGATGTCATGGAACACAAGGAAAATTAAATAGAGCAAAGTGGAGGGAATTTTAGAAAGCTCATTCAACTATAATCTAAACGATGACTGGTAAAAGTATTGGTAATTTTCACTCCAGAGGATTACATACCAGAACGTCCAGATTTCCAATGGCCTCAAAGCAGAAGTCTATACCAGCATCTGTCATATCAAATAAAACTTCTTGAATGGGTTTCTTTAAGTCCTGAGGGTTGAGGCACTCAGTAGCACCCAATTCCTGTGCCTTCTTAAATTTCTCATTGTTGACATCCACTCCAATGATCCTGGCTGCTCCTGCCGCTTTACAACCCATGACAACAGACAAGCCGACTCCTCCCAGGCCAAACACAGCACAGGTAGAACCTGGAGTCACCTAAACACATACAGGCAGaaaactcagaaaacaaaaagcaaagagaacatACACCTTTACTCAGTTGGGAAGGCTAAGTctatatgcatgtattttttaatgagtCATAAGCAAATGATGTTTACCTACATAACATATTATAACTAGAaagttttgatttttcaaaaatatttctagataTGGAATACTCTTGGCACAGGAACAAAAAGCTGCCTGAAAGTAGAGTTTCAAGTCCCAGGAATTAGTCTAAGTAGTAGTTTAAATGAATTTTCATTGAATATTAAGACTTATTTGACAATGTATTTAATTCCAGATATTTTTGAGTtctttaaaattatctctatCTTCCTACAaccatttctctctgtctctctctctctctctctctctcggtatCCGTAAATTTTTCATTACTTATCGGGTCAATGCCTTGTGAAggcaaaggctttttttttttattgagtacTGTCCTACATAGgactaatttaaataatttttttccattctgtctcTCTGTATAGTATTGGGACTGATGGACACTGGAAAATGCAAAGTTCTAAAATTCAACAGCACCTTTAGGAAGGGAGCCAGGAAGGTTTGAGTGATGTTTTAGAAATAAGAGTTCAAAAGCAGCCCATTCAGCCAGAGTGGGATCCCCTGGTCAATCTGTCTAATGTAGTAACACCTACTTCATCACTTGGTTCCTttactctccttttctttttattagcatTTATCACTACCTAATATATCATGCAATATAATATTAGCTTCATGAGTTTTGTTAGCTGCTGAATTCTAGCACCTGGGACAGTGAATGGCTCCGAAAATATTTGTCTaaggaaagaaaggataaactggAATATGAAAGGCCACAGAGTCATGTTGTAACTATGTTAGATTTAATTTCCAGTAATTCCTGTCTTTCCACTTGTGAATGGCATCCAGACTTAATCTGTCTTTTACTACTCACCAAGAGGGAATAGGAAAAATGTTGAAGGGGGTGTGGGATGACTAGGTAGATAGCAGAGAACTCAAGGATGTTTGGAGTCAGGCTTGGGATTTTTCCTTTGGTATGATAAGACATGACTAAGATGCAAGAGGCCTTTCAACTCCATATCCCAATAATTCCCTTCCAAATGGGTATAAATGCCCCTCACCTTGGCAGTATTGATTGCAGCACCAAACCCAGTGGAAAAGCCACAGCTAATTAGGCATACTTTCTCTAGAGGAGCGACTGCATCAATCTTGGCAACTGAGATTTCCTTTATCACTGTGTATTCACAGAAGGTGCTGGTATTACCAAAGTGATATATTGATTTTCCCTTGCAGGTAAACCTGCTGGTACCATCAGACATCATTTGGGTTTTTGACTGTCTTTtatagacaaaacaaaaaaaaaccaacaaaacacaAAGTTTATTTTGAATTAGAAAGCTTAGATCTTCTCCAATGAAAGTGAATTaagttttcaaaaagaaaatattagtaaaaacTTACTTGAATTGTATACAAAAATTGCCCTCAGAATTCAGGCAAGAGGTACATTCTCCACACTGTGGCAGAAAGAGTGTGATAACTTTGTCACCTAAAAGAGCAAAATCATGTcttattaacatattattttttaaagtaaagagatagctgtctttCACGATTTTGACAGCAAGGCACCCAAGAAGAGATGACAGCTGagaattatttccatattcagtTGTGCTTGATACCACAAAGAATATCAAATacttacaaaaagagagaatgtcTTTAGCATCTGGGCCCAGCCCTGGGCTCAGTGGCTGAATCTTGAGGAACTGGCCCCAGATTTGCCTCTTTTGTAAGCTCCTTTTGGAGTATGAAATAGTTTTTTGTCATATATCCATTCAGTCAAGTCTTATCTCTTCTCACATTTTCAACACTAATTTCCTCTCTCAGGGATTGAATTTAAAATAGTATGGATACCACATACTAACAGAGTAAGCTCTGgattagggagaaaaaaaattgcttctaTGCTATTCTCTGTGTTTGATATCAACCCTTTCTTCTTGACCTTAGAGATCAAAGGTAGGCAGATTTCTCTAGTAGTGGTCAAAGTGTCAGGACATGATTAGAAGAGCTTGCCTGTGATGTATTTTACTGGCTGCCCCTATGGTCTAACACTGTAAACCAGAGaaatttgttttatacttttagttaaAAACCTTATTAAGATTtagtttcttctattttatttatttttattttttaaaaaagtaacacaTACATATGGTAAAAATTTAAACTGCACAAAAGTGAAAATTATCACTCTATTCCCCAGTTCCCCATCTTAGAGATGGGTACTCTGACCAGTAACCACGATATTTTTCAGCACTGTAAccccttttaaaatgcaaaggtAAGCATGCTATCTACCCTGGTTTGGGCCTAGCTTTTTTACTTAACACTGTATCATGGAGCTTTCTATTTTAGTACATATAGTGCTCCATCATTAACCAGTGCCATGAACACTGATAGATATTTAGGTTGTTCTTTGTTTCTCTACACCCCAACACTAAAACCAATAATGCAATGAGTATCTTATTGTAGACAGAGTTCTAAAATGCCCTCTGAAAGATATCCTGCACAAATCCCTAGAAACTGTGACTATGTTGTGGTGTCATGCCTGTGAGTATGTTATGCTGCATGGCAAGGGGTACTCTGTAGATGTAACTAAGGTTACTAATCAGTTGTCATTAAGATAGGGAGATTATACTGAATTATCCAGGTGGACCCAAGGTAATCACATGAGCCATCAAAAGAAGAAGAGCAGATGAAGGCAGAAGAGGAAGTAAAAGTGACTTAACACCTGTGGAAGGATTTAGTGGGCCATGGCTGCTTCGAGGCTGGAAGGTGCCACAGAAGAAGAAATGTGAGGAATTTCAGGGAGCTGACCACTGGTGAGGAAATAAGGATCTCAGTCCTACAGCCTCAAGGAATTGGATTCTGAAAACTACTTGAATGAACTTGGAAGTGGATTTTTCTCCAGAGGCTCCAGATAAGGACCCAGTTGGCTACTCCCTTGATTTTGACCTTGAAACGTGAGCAGAAAACTCAGCCAAGCCCACTCAGATTTCTGATGTAtagaaactgagataataaatttgtgttgctttaaacTGTTATATTTGTGGTGATTTTTTCCAGCGGCAATAGAAAATGAGTACATGAACATATATCTATGGAATAAGTTTCTAGAATTGAAACAGTTGTGTCcaagaatatataaatttaaacgATATTACATATTGCTGCATTTAGAGTCGAGCAAATCTACTTTCCAAACAATAAGATATGAGGGAGCTGTCTGCCTATATTCTTGTCAACTCTATATATTATCAAACTTCTTAATCTTTGCCGATCTGCTAGGGAAAAAGTGTTTTTTCATTgcgttttaaaattttattgtaaattgacaaattatatatttatggggtacaatgtgatattatgtgtatataatatgggATGATTAAATCAAAGTAATTAACATGTTAAACACTTGAAGACatattttgtggtaagaacatttgaaatgtatactcttagcaattttgaaatatagtaTAATTCATTATTATCAACTGTGATCACCATGCTGTTCAATAGATCtcaaaaaacttatttttcctaTCTAGCAGAAATTTTATACCATTTGACTACATCTCTCCATTTTTCCCACCCCcagccttttaaaatgttttttatttttaatatgtctgAGGTTGGGcatattttaatgtgtttaaagcattcatatatatatatatatatacacacacatatatgtgtatatatatatttctttaaattagaCATGTATTTTGTTTGCCCCTTTTTTtactcagcttttaaaaattgcttttaaagaaattatttctatATTAAGAAAATTGGTCCATTGTCATAATGGGTTTTgacttttggggttttttttaaacATGCAGAATCTATGTAATTTTTACATTGTCAAATTTGtctatataaatatctattttatatctgctgggtatttttttgtattgattaaaatttccttccctcctccaaGATAATACAGTGTTCTCCCATGTTATTTTATAGTACTTCTATGGTTTTacttttcacatttaatttttagatgcatgtataatttttttatataaagaatGAGATGGCAACCCAATTTACTTTTTTAGCCCGGGTAACTACCTAGTTGTTTCAACACAATTTGTGGGATAATCTGTTTCTACTCTTAAGTTTGAAAGACAAACCTCATGCTGCATTAACTTCTTATGTTTATTTGGATTCAATTCTGGACTGCTTCTTTATTTGGTTCCACTAATGTGTTTGATTATTTATCATATGCCTCATTTAAATAATTGTTCAATAGTTTACCTCTGTCaatctttttttcataaatttttgtCTCATTTGTACTTTCAAGTCCAGTTTCAGTGCATTCTActtcttgttttttcttattttcaaaatgtaaatgcaaagaatacaatatatttaatattttatgtaacttaCAAGTAATTTATCCCTACTTTTCTAAGAAGTTGGAAACATTTCACCTTTTATTTCACTTGATCCTGACATACTTAAGGGGTGCTTATGATTTTCTTGATGTTGGTTCCAAGTTGTTGCTGTTTCCTATTACCAGGTGCTAATTCCTACCTGGTTTCACTGTGCTTACTCCTTCTCCAATACTCTCAACGATTCCAGCCCCTTCATGGCCCAAGATGGTAGGATACAAGAGGTCCAAGTGTTTACTCCCCAACACTTTCATCTCTGTACCACACAGTCCAGTGGCCACAACCTGTATGGAAGGCAAAGGGTACTGCAGTTCCCGCTGTTTCAGATAATGGTGTTTTAGAGTTGTTGACTGTAAGGCTTTTTGCTAGTTTGATATTCTCCATTTATACACTGCATTCATTTCTTATCAGTTTTAATTCTAGGGAAGGGTCAATAATAATTTGTTAAAGCAATGAAATGTTTTTCATTAGCTGATTTCAGAATTAAGATGATGATTGAAAATTTACTGGGGAGGGTGGGTAGAATGGGGGTCAGAAGAGAAGCTGTAAAATTGCAGTGTGACTTGATGTCTGAGGTCTCAATTGGCTTCACTGATCTTGTAGATGGAAGTGTGGAGGAGAAAGAACgactataaaaataaaggaattgagCTGAGTGCTGTGGCTTATGCTTAAAATCCCAgcatctcaggaggctgaggcaggagagtcactcaagggcaggagtttgagaccagcctgggcaaaatagtgagacctccatctctacaataaataaataaattagccaggcatggttgcatgcacctgtagtccaagctgcttgggaggctgaagtgggaggatcacttgagcccagtagttcgaggctgcagtgagctatgattttgtaccactgcactccagtctgggtgacagagtgagaccctgtctctaaaatgaaatgaaataaagaaattggAACACAGAAGGCAAAGGAATAATGTTTCCtattatactttaattaaaaCCTTAATTTATTTTACAAGTGAGCTTTATAGTTTTGTTATTTGTACAAGTCATAATCCCACTTTATTGTAAGTTAGCCAGACAGTTTAAAATGAAGACACTCCAGAACAGTGGTTAAGAGTTCAGGGATGAAATACTGGCTCTCCCCCTTctcagctgtgtgaacttgggggtaaatttttctttctgggtctcagtttcttcatttctaaaataaatatgaagttTGCATACACATAGCCacacattcacatgcacacactccttagtcaagaaatgaaatatattgaAATTTGTGCATGTAAAAGGAGGATTATTGGAACAATACCATAAAATTGCCTGAATTGCCTGCAACCCAACTGTAGAAAGTGCTGTCAGACCTCATAGACCTAGACATTTACCAAATAGtcattctctttatctctttactTTGATTCAATATGCGCATAGTTGCATTCACCTATTATTCTCTGCAGATTGgctttctccatttattttgctGATCGTGGTTAAAAACAGTTAACCAGTGATGAGTCTGCCCAACCTCACCACTGCCTTCTTCTCACCATCACTTACTCTGCTATAGTGCCCATATCTTGGTTCAAATTCACTGGTGAGACATTCAGATGTGTAGCTTGTCTGATAATGGTTGAATGTCTTTGAGTGAGGGTCCAAACCTGGTTGCATGAGTTGTGACCCTGTGGGTGGGGAGTGGATGCAAACAACCCAATAGCCCACTGCTTACTCCATAGGGGATGTAGGATGGAGAAGGCTCTCTGAGAAGAAGGCACGAACTGAGAAGAAGGCACGAACTGAGATGACTTAGAAAATGACTGTCTCTTTGTAATCTATCATTAAACTGTACTTATTCTTTAttgttataattaaaataataacaaaggaCTCTGAACTGCAAGTCAGGTAAACTATTTTCTAATTTGGAGGAGGCCTATAGAACCATCTGAAGGCAATTTAAAAACTTTCCATGTCCATGCTGCACCCTGGACTAATTAAATCACAATTTCAGAATTTCTGGAGATGGGACTTGGTTATTAGCATTTTTCAAAGCTTCCAGCTGATTCCAAATAGGTAACCAAGGTTGAGAAAAACTGTTCTCatctcctgcactcaagcaatcttcctgcctctgcctcccagagtgctgggattacagggatgagctatCATGCTCGGCCGAGAaaaattagtctatatttttactctgctagctgtgtgaccagtCACTAAACCGCAGCTGGCTTCAGTCTTCGCATCTGTAAAATATCAGGTATCCCTAAGGCCCTTCCAGCTCTAATTTGAGTTTCCAGATTCAGAGATGATTTGTCTGTAAtcaatttttattcaaaatatttcaagaCAAGTATTATGAAGGATGCCATAAAAATTTACAAGTACAGATTAAAATAGGGTTTGaaggtagaatttttttaaattaataattagtACAATAGCTGTAAATAAGCCTGAGTTTTATCCTTTGGGCAGTTAGCCTATGCTTTACCTCCCTAACCTTTTATCTGGCTGGATTTAAAAATTGATGGAAatgtttaatgaaaaagaaatacaaagatatgtagttttattatttttttttctgagttgaaTATCTGGATAAGAATATGTAACTTACAGTAAGAAGCTCTGGCTTTTGGCttttggtgtgatttttttttttttttacctttatgcGAACTTCCTTTGCCTTTGGTGGAGCCACTTCTACCTCTTCAATAGAAAATGGTGCACCAGGCTTCCAGAGTATGGCTGCTTTGCATCTGATGACCTGAGAAATAGAATACAGGGGCAGAAAGAGAAGCTCCTTAAGCTTGGGAGTTGGAAGATTGCTATATTAGTGATTATAGAATCACTAAATTGGATTAGTCCAATTTTCcgcactcaagaaaaaaaaaagaataaatatatgcTGAAGGTAGTCTTTCTGACCCCAATTTAAGTTTTCTCGTACTATCAGCCTCTGTATTCAAATTAGTTTTGAAAATACCAACTATATTTACAAAACGTAACATGACCAAGAGGATAGATGTCAtacttttaaagattttaattaaaaaaattgtgcctattggccaggcacggtggctcatgcctgtaatccgagcactttgggaggccgaggcgggcggatcacaaggtcaggagtttgagaccagcctgaccaacatggtgaaaccctatctctactaaaaatacaaaaattagtcaggtgtggtggcctgcacctgtaatcccagctactcaggaggctgaggcaggagaatcgcttgaacctgggacatggaggttgcagtgagccgagatcatgccactgtactccagtctgtcaacagagcgagactccatctcaaaaaaaaaaaattgtgcctatttatggggtacatgaaacattttgttaaatgtatataatgtgtagtgACCAAGTAAGGGTATTCAGGGTGTCCATTATCTAAGTATAATACGTTTTTGTTGAGCATAGTGACCCTACTCTGGTatcaaacattgaatttattctttctatcttATTGTatgtttgtactttttttttgtttttgtttttgtttttgagatggaatctcactctgttgcccaggctggagtgcagtagcacgatctcggctcactgcaagctccgccttccaggttcatgccattctcctgcctcagcctcctgagtagctgggactacaggcgcccaccaacacgcctggctaatttttttgtatttttagtagagacggggtttcactgtgttagccaggatggtcttgatctcctgaccttgtgatccgcccaccttggcctcccaaagtgctgggattacaggcgtgagccaccatgcccggccatgtttGTACCTTTTCACCCACTTCTCATCATCCCCTCCactcacccttcccagtctctgttaTCTATTTttccactctctacctccatgtgttcaaactttttagctcccacatatgcataagaacatgtgatacttgtctttttgtgcctggcttatttcacttaagataatgatctTCAGTTCTATCCCTGTTGCTGcagatgacaggatctcattcttttttacggctgaatagtactccattgtgtatatgtaccacattttgtttatccattcatccgttgATGGATACTTAacgttgattctatatctttgctattgttaatagtgctgcaataaacaggtAAGTTCAGGTATACCTTTAATATACTATTTTCCTGTGAGtaggtacccagtagtgggattacaggtgtcataCTTTTTATATTACTATGAATAAAGTGGCCTGGTGGCTGTTTCAGGGTAGGAATGACATTACAGTGTGGGAGTTATTTGTGATCCTAAGCATGGGAAAAATCAGTTTTGGGGTGGAAGGGTGAGTTATGGAGCAACGAATGGAGGCAATCATCAAATGGTGTCTACTGGCAGATTGAGGTTGGAGAAGTTGTTAGTGGCAAGGTAGTTCTTAAAGGTTCTGATTTCAGGCCACCACTGTTGTCACTATAAATTCTCTTTCTGTGTGGTCTTATCTATTTTTGCAGATTCAACCACTACCTTTATGTGAGTAATCTATATTTATGGGACATATTTCTCCCTAAGTTATAGGCTAATGTATTCATTTGCTGTTTGAAGGTACTGGAGGTGtctcaaactcaacatgttaAAACATGAACATATCATTATTTCTTCTTCCCatctccaccttccaccatgctctAGTGGACAAAACACTCAATATATTCCTCCCTCTGCTACCTCTATTCAACTAGCAGCCATGCGATGTGTTCACTCACCCAAGTAGAAACCTGGGAAGTAGCCTCAATTTTTCTGTCCCTCAATCTTCACAGTCTAAATTTTCTAGGATATGTATCTTTTCTCCACTCCCGCTAGTACTAAAAAAGCTTTCTGCTTTATCTCTTTCTTGCTTTTACCACCTTCGAAATCACCTTTATACCATTGCCATTTGAAATATAATCCTAATCACACCAATCTCCTATCTAAAAATGATGTTGTTACCATTTGCTTACCTGGATCCGCTGACATCAGGATTTTCTCTCTGTCAGTCTCTCCAACCTTATTTCCTGTCACTTTGTGTTTCAGGCTTTACCTTTCAGCCCCCAAACATATTCTGAAGCTTCTTGCATGGGATATTTTCTCAGTCTCTGTATTACTCCTTATGTTGTTTTATCTGCCTGCACACACTTCTCCTTTACCTGGTGAATTCATATTTTCTCCAGTGATTTCCCCTTCAGTATCACCTCTGGGAAGCCAAGCTGGGTTATGAGCTTTTCCTTGAGGCTcccattctctttctcctttactATCCTTGTATATTGCTTTATAATTGCTCTTTTATAATTATTGTCTCTCTGTGAGACCCTTGGAGAAGGGGATATATCTTTGACTCTGGAAATTCTGATAAAGGGCTTGGACATTACTTGTTGAAGAGATGAGAGAACTGAGGGAAGTCAAAAGGGAATTaaggaaaaaggagggaaggaggagagataCTATGATTATGACAGCCTCTCACCTTTAGGAGCCCAGAGACTAGCTGGGCGATGAGATGTTGGTAAAGAGATGAGCACACAAACTGACAAAGATATGACACAACATAAAGAACAAGACTGCACCTACTTGGCCTGTAGTACTCATGCTGATTTTCTCCACCGCAGACGAATTTATTGAGAAAGGGAGATCCTGTAACAACTTTCACTGTAGAAAGTATAAAGGTACACAGGCGACTGGTAGATCAGAAGGCTGGGTCCTGAGCTTTCTCTGTAGTCTGGTAATTATTAAACAGGAAAAGCAGGCTCTCCTGCTGCTTGAATTTCATACTTTCATGAGTTTTCATTCTTTGCAATTTTGAGGAATTGATCAACTTAACCTAAATTGTCAAATTTATCTGTGTAGAGTTGTTAATAGTGTTATTCccttattatctttttgatgtctgCAGTGTCTGCAGCcatattgttttattctttttttttgaggtagagtttcactcttgtcgcccaggctgcagtgcagtgctgcgatctctgctcactgcaacctccgcctcccgggttcaagtgattttcctgccttagcctcccgagtaggtgggataacaggcgtctgccaccatgaccagctagtttttgtatttttttagtagaggcggggttttgttatgttgaccaggctggtcttgaactcttgaccgcaggtgatccacccgccttggcctcccaaagtgctgggattacaggcatgagccaccgcgccaggccgttttattcttaatattagttatttgtgtcttctttttttcttagtttattaattttgttgaacTTTTCAGTGCTcttgtttcttccatttttctcttctgtttcattaatttctgttcttatttttcttatttcctttcttctgtttgttttgggtttgttttgctttatttcttttgtttatttctgtctgGGAACTGAGAGAAAATGTATATAACCTAGATTTCTGAGAACTTAGAGGCCTTGCTAAACTGTGATTTGGACAATGGCTAGGAGATAATGACACATGGAGTTTGGTGGGGTTGGGGTATGGCATGGGTGGTTTCCAAAACAAAGAACTGCAAGTGTGAAGGCTCAGAGACAAGAGAGCCTGAGATCATTCTTTGAGGGGCAGACTTTGGGGGAAGCATTGAAAGGACCTTAGTGTGATTGAGGCATTGAATTCAAGGGGTGAAATGACAAAATGTGAGAATAACATGGAAGGTTGATGTAGAGAAAGGAGtcgcaggctgggtgcagtggctcacacctgtaatcccagcactttgggaggcctaggtggggggatcacctgaggtcaggagtttgagaccagcctggccaacatggtgaaaccctgtctctacaaaaaaaatacaaaaattagccagatgtggtggtgcaccctgataatcccagctatttgggaggctgaggcataagaattgcttgaactcgggaggcagaggctgccgtgagtcaaggtcatgccattgcactctagcctgggcgacagagtgagactccatttcaaaaaacagaaaggagTAGTTGAGAATCCAGGAGAATCTGCTCAATTGGTAACTGGCTATGTAGTTCTGGAAGGTCACTGTACTTCTTTAGGTCTTGATTTCCCTCTCCATAAATGAAAGAGGCAGTCAAGTGATGTCAGAGCTTACATCAGCTCATATCCTATAAATGCTAAGTTCAAGAGGGTCCTCTAACAAATGGCTTCTGTTTGTGGGGTGGAGTGGGTTAATACCATTCTTGCCTAAGAGTCTTTGCATAAGCTCTGGAGGCTTggcctgcattttttttcctctcagggAAGTTTATCCCAGATCCTCTATAGCACATTTTATTCTGTTACCACACATCGTGCTAATGTTACAAAGGCAATATTAATGTTTTACCACTGGTGCCAACATCAAATGCTCCTAagtcataaaaaaaagaattatcaagTCAATTCCAATAAAGTGTATTTAAACAGAAGTAGTATTTCCTGATAGCTATTTCAGCAATGTAAATTGCATGAGGTCTTTGTGAATAAGTTAATGAAAAAAGCCTTCTTCCTGGGTTAAGTTCTGGAATTAAGTTTCAAGGTAGGGATAAtactgtttaaaataaatttctagggCTCATTAGTAGTCACTACCTATTAGTCATAGTTAATGTGAGTGGCAGAAATGGCAGATTTTCTGTTCTTCTTATTGCTTCTCAACTTTGCAAAAGTGGCCATTCCATAAATAAAAGCATGCTTTCCATCAAATTATTATCAATGCCTATCTCATCTCCTCAGATAATTAGATTTACTCTTTGCATTTACCCCAAAACTTTGGTGACTTTGATCTTTAAGTATTTttgagaattaattttaaaaatgcacgaTAACTCTGTGTTTTCTAACCTTCAGCTTAGTTTTTCTCACAAACACTGTTGTATGAAACATTGTGTTAGCCTGATGCTTTGAATATGAATACCTGCAATTTTGCTAAATTCTCAGTGTGTTTGTCTTTTCTATAAAGGTGAAGCTTCTAATCCACTGTTAGCAATGTAGGGGTGTCTTTTGCTTTTCTAGGGCTAGTGATGGATGGATTTCAATACTCCCTCGCTGTTGGTGACTGATGGAATGCACCTATTTGAATACCGCCTGGGTATAGGAGTCAAATATTTagctaaagatttttaaagatagctaattaaaggtaaatttaaaaattctataaatctatttgattacattttttttaattattatactttaagttttagggtacatgtgcacaatgtgcaggttagttacatatgtataaatgtgacatgccggtgcgctgcacccactaactcatcatctagc
This genomic interval from Gorilla gorilla gorilla isolate KB3781 chromosome 3, NHGRI_mGorGor1-v2.1_pri, whole genome shotgun sequence contains the following:
- the ADH6 gene encoding alcohol dehydrogenase 6 gives rise to the protein MSTTGQVIRCKAAILWKPGAPFSIEEVEVAPPKAKEVRIKVVATGLCGTEMKVLGSKHLDLLYPTILGHEGAGIVESIGEGVSTVKPGDKVITLFLPQCGECTSCLNSEGNFCIQFKQSKTQMMSDGTSRFTCKGKSIYHFGNTSTFCEYTVIKEISVAKIDAVAPLEKVCLISCGFSTGFGAAINTAKVTPGSTCAVFGLGGVGLSVVMGCKAAGAARIIGVDVNNEKFKKAQELGATECLNPQDLKKPIQEVLFDMTDAGIDFCFEAIGNLDVLAAALASCNESYGVCVVVGVLPASVQLKISGQLFFSGRSLKGSVFGGWKSRQHIPKLVADYMAEKLNLDPLITHTLNLDKINEAVELMKTGKCIRCILLL